A genomic stretch from Ureibacillus composti includes:
- a CDS encoding PfkB family carbohydrate kinase, whose amino-acid sequence MNEKEKIVLDLIKQDAFLSQQEMAEQLQMSRPALANLISGLIKKGEIIGRAYVLPEKNSIVAIGGANVDRKFYIQGSVQLGTSNPVHMSESVGGVARNVAENLGRLGNTVKLITAVGRDQDAQMIKEESKAFINLDLVEKMENSSSGSYSAVLKDNGELVIAMANMDIYNQLLPSLLQKHEAILFNARCIIVDLNCPKDTVKYLRNIASTKNVPLAIIPVSSPKMKNLPERLNGVTYFICNRDEAETYLNIALNQKSDYKNAVKQMLHQGAQNVVLTLGEEGVIVGNNEGINHFEAVKVDHVIDVTGAGDAFVSAFLHGSLNGESIEESVHYGLYNAAKTLQSDKTVRLDLSAEELQNWRNY is encoded by the coding sequence TTGAATGAAAAAGAAAAGATAGTTCTCGATTTGATTAAGCAAGATGCTTTCTTATCTCAACAGGAAATGGCGGAGCAACTTCAAATGTCTCGTCCGGCTTTAGCAAACTTAATTTCTGGGTTGATAAAAAAAGGTGAAATTATCGGGCGAGCTTATGTTTTGCCAGAAAAGAATTCAATTGTTGCAATAGGTGGAGCCAATGTGGATCGTAAGTTTTATATTCAAGGTTCAGTTCAATTAGGAACCTCTAACCCTGTTCACATGAGTGAGAGTGTGGGGGGCGTTGCTCGAAACGTTGCGGAAAATTTAGGAAGACTTGGCAATACAGTGAAGCTAATTACAGCTGTCGGAAGAGATCAAGATGCTCAAATGATAAAAGAAGAAAGTAAAGCTTTTATTAACCTGGACTTAGTCGAGAAGATGGAGAATTCTAGCTCGGGCTCTTATTCAGCAGTTTTAAAAGATAATGGTGAGCTCGTCATTGCGATGGCAAATATGGATATTTATAATCAGCTACTTCCTAGTTTACTACAGAAACATGAAGCTATTTTATTTAATGCAAGGTGTATCATCGTTGATTTAAACTGTCCTAAAGATACAGTTAAATACTTGAGAAATATTGCAAGTACAAAAAACGTACCATTAGCAATCATTCCAGTCTCATCTCCAAAAATGAAAAATCTGCCAGAACGATTAAACGGTGTTACATATTTTATTTGTAATCGAGACGAAGCCGAAACGTATTTAAACATTGCACTAAATCAAAAGAGTGATTATAAAAATGCAGTGAAACAAATGCTTCATCAAGGTGCTCAAAATGTAGTTTTAACATTAGGAGAAGAGGGTGTCATCGTTGGCAACAATGAAGGTATTAATCACTTTGAAGCAGTAAAAGTTGATCATGTAATAGATGTAACAGGTGCAGGTGATGCCTTTGTAAGTGCCTTTTTACATGGCTCTCTAAATGGTGAAAGTATAGAGGAATCTGTTCATTACGGACTTTATAATGCTGCAAAAACATTGCAATCAGATAAAACAGTACGATTAGATCTATCAGCTGAGGAATTACAAAATTGGAGGAATTATTAA
- a CDS encoding heavy metal translocating P-type ATPase, translated as MDYSNRENINLNEKIKEHAELIAALISGLIILLAWRMDSNGLETASILAFLSAFIIGGYAKAKEGILDTIENRSLNVEILMILAALGSAIIGYWTEGAILIFIFAVSGALETYAMNKSHREISALMNLQPEEAWLVRGGFEPMKVPVSSLTVGDHLLIKPGERIPVDGVIYKGTSTIDESAITGESMPVTKQVEEEVFAGTVNLSSTLTINMTKPNTESLFQKIITLVQSAQSEKSPSQQFIERFEGIYVKFVLLAVVVMMFLPHYLLGWDWTTTFYRAMVLLVVASPCALVASIMPATLAAISNGARNGVLFKGGVHLEHLSVLKLLAVDKTGTLTEGAPIVTDIIVREDLNKEKVISILASIESQSNHPLAQAITKYAKEHSIEILSGIEIEDVPGWGLNATIDGNTFTVGKPEFVGREESQTFANQSAETLAEEGKTVIFMKDDSGIAALVALKDTVREEAKQAVTLLKQLGINVAMLTGDNKKTAHIIAKEAGVHDYIAECLPETKVNHIKGYMEDYKYVGMVGDGINDAPALATSTVGIAMGGGTDVALETADVVLMKNDLSKIAYAVRLSKKMQRIVKQNIVFSISVITLLIISNFLQIVDLPLGVIGHEGSTILVILNGLRMLNNKI; from the coding sequence GTGGACTACTCTAATCGAGAAAACATTAATCTAAATGAGAAAATAAAAGAACATGCCGAATTAATTGCTGCCCTAATTTCAGGTCTTATTATTTTACTTGCATGGCGTATGGATTCAAATGGTTTAGAAACTGCTTCAATTCTTGCCTTTCTATCTGCCTTTATCATTGGTGGGTATGCGAAGGCAAAAGAAGGCATTTTAGATACAATAGAAAATCGATCTTTAAATGTTGAAATTTTAATGATTTTAGCTGCCCTTGGTTCTGCAATCATAGGTTACTGGACTGAAGGAGCAATTCTTATTTTCATCTTTGCTGTCAGTGGTGCCCTTGAAACATATGCAATGAATAAAAGTCATCGAGAAATTTCTGCATTAATGAATTTACAACCAGAAGAAGCTTGGCTAGTTCGGGGTGGATTTGAACCGATGAAGGTACCAGTCTCTTCCCTAACTGTTGGCGACCATTTACTTATTAAACCAGGTGAACGTATTCCTGTAGATGGGGTAATCTATAAAGGGACTTCAACCATTGATGAGTCAGCAATTACTGGAGAATCGATGCCTGTAACGAAACAAGTTGAGGAAGAAGTATTTGCAGGAACAGTGAACTTAAGTAGTACATTAACAATTAATATGACAAAGCCAAATACTGAATCTTTATTTCAAAAAATCATTACACTTGTTCAATCAGCTCAAAGTGAAAAATCACCATCGCAACAATTTATTGAGCGCTTTGAGGGTATATATGTAAAGTTCGTTCTGTTAGCTGTTGTTGTTATGATGTTTCTTCCCCATTACCTATTAGGTTGGGACTGGACAACAACCTTTTACAGAGCAATGGTATTACTTGTCGTAGCTTCTCCTTGTGCACTTGTAGCTTCAATTATGCCTGCTACACTTGCCGCGATATCAAATGGTGCTCGAAATGGTGTACTCTTTAAAGGCGGAGTTCACTTAGAACATTTAAGTGTTCTAAAATTACTAGCAGTTGATAAAACAGGGACATTAACTGAGGGAGCACCTATTGTTACGGATATTATCGTTCGAGAAGATTTAAATAAGGAAAAAGTCATTTCTATTTTAGCTTCTATAGAATCACAATCTAACCATCCATTAGCACAAGCAATTACGAAATATGCAAAAGAACATTCCATTGAAATCTTATCTGGCATTGAAATTGAGGACGTTCCAGGTTGGGGGTTAAACGCAACAATAGATGGGAATACCTTTACAGTTGGAAAGCCTGAATTTGTTGGGCGTGAGGAATCACAAACTTTTGCAAATCAAAGTGCAGAAACCCTAGCTGAGGAAGGCAAAACAGTCATTTTTATGAAAGATGACTCAGGAATAGCTGCCCTTGTGGCATTAAAGGATACAGTTCGTGAAGAAGCAAAACAAGCCGTTACCCTTTTAAAGCAACTAGGCATAAATGTAGCCATGCTAACTGGCGACAATAAAAAAACTGCTCACATCATTGCAAAAGAAGCAGGAGTGCATGACTATATTGCTGAATGTTTACCAGAAACCAAAGTAAATCATATTAAAGGCTATATGGAAGATTATAAGTATGTAGGGATGGTTGGAGATGGAATAAATGATGCACCTGCCCTTGCCACATCAACAGTCGGTATTGCAATGGGTGGAGGTACAGATGTAGCACTCGAAACTGCAGATGTTGTCCTTATGAAAAACGACTTATCAAAAATAGCTTATGCAGTACGTTTATCGAAAAAAATGCAACGAATCGTAAAACAGAATATCGTCTTTTCCATTTCAGTAATTACACTACTTATTATTTCAAACTTTTTGCAAATTGTAGATTTACCTCTTGGTGTAATTGGACACGAAGGTAGTACAATTTTAGTAATTCTAAATGGACTTAGAATGCTAAATAATAAAATCTAA
- a CDS encoding fumarate hydratase, whose amino-acid sequence MSQVATSYLQTLEKSLYDLVSETSTNLPKDVRRAIKKAKDAENAGTRAAMSLDTISNNIVMAEDNVSPICQDTGLPTFKVKTPVGVNQLEIKAAIKNAIVQATKDAKLRPNAVDSLTGKNSGDNLGDGLPVIKFEQWEKDYIEVKLILKGGGCENKNIQYSLPCELEGLGRAGRDLDGIRKCILHSVWQSQGQGCSAGFIGVGIGGDRSSGYDLAKEQLFRHVEDTNPNPDLAKLEEYIVEKANTFGIGTMGFGGEATLLGCKIGVMHRIPASFYVSVAYNCWAYRRMAIDINPTTGEITNWHYQEGEKITFRDEPKTEQKSENKVVELQAPITEEQIRELKVGDVVKISGRMYTGRDAIHHHLMSHDAPVDLNGHIIYHCGPVMAKDENDNWTVKAAGPTTSIREEPYQGDIMKKFGIRAVIGKGGMGPKTLAALEEHGGVYLNAIGGAAQYYADCIKSVDGVDLQEFGIPEAMWHLTVEDFTAVVTMDSHGNSLHADVEKSSLEKLSQYAERVF is encoded by the coding sequence ATGTCTCAAGTAGCTACTTCTTATTTACAGACTTTGGAGAAAAGTCTTTATGATTTAGTAAGTGAAACTTCTACGAACTTACCAAAGGATGTTCGTCGTGCTATTAAAAAAGCGAAAGATGCTGAAAATGCGGGAACTCGTGCTGCAATGAGCTTAGACACAATTTCAAACAATATCGTAATGGCAGAAGATAATGTGTCACCGATTTGCCAAGATACAGGTTTACCAACTTTCAAAGTAAAAACTCCGGTTGGTGTAAATCAACTTGAAATTAAAGCAGCGATTAAAAACGCAATTGTACAAGCAACAAAAGACGCTAAATTACGTCCAAATGCGGTTGATTCTTTAACTGGAAAAAACAGTGGAGATAATCTAGGTGACGGTCTACCTGTTATTAAGTTCGAACAATGGGAAAAAGACTACATAGAGGTAAAATTAATTCTTAAAGGTGGCGGTTGTGAAAACAAAAATATCCAATACAGCCTACCTTGTGAATTAGAAGGTCTTGGCCGCGCTGGACGTGACTTAGATGGTATCCGAAAATGTATTTTACATTCTGTATGGCAATCTCAAGGACAAGGCTGTTCTGCAGGTTTCATCGGTGTAGGTATCGGTGGTGACCGTTCTTCAGGTTACGATTTAGCTAAAGAACAATTATTCCGTCATGTTGAAGATACAAATCCAAATCCAGACTTAGCAAAACTTGAAGAGTATATTGTTGAAAAAGCAAATACATTCGGTATTGGAACAATGGGATTCGGCGGTGAAGCAACATTATTAGGTTGTAAAATTGGTGTTATGCACCGTATTCCAGCATCATTCTATGTTTCTGTAGCTTATAACTGTTGGGCATACCGTCGTATGGCGATCGACATCAATCCAACTACAGGTGAAATTACTAATTGGCACTACCAAGAAGGTGAGAAAATCACTTTCCGTGACGAACCTAAAACAGAACAAAAATCAGAAAACAAAGTAGTCGAACTTCAAGCTCCAATCACTGAAGAACAAATTCGCGAGCTAAAAGTTGGTGACGTTGTTAAAATTTCTGGTCGTATGTACACTGGTCGTGACGCAATTCACCATCATTTAATGAGCCATGATGCACCTGTAGATCTTAACGGACATATCATTTATCACTGCGGTCCTGTAATGGCCAAAGACGAAAATGATAATTGGACAGTAAAAGCTGCTGGTCCAACTACTTCTATTCGTGAAGAACCTTATCAAGGCGATATCATGAAAAAATTCGGTATCCGTGCTGTAATCGGTAAAGGTGGTATGGGGCCAAAAACTCTTGCTGCTTTAGAAGAACACGGTGGCGTTTACCTAAATGCAATCGGTGGAGCTGCTCAGTACTATGCTGACTGCATTAAGAGTGTAGATGGTGTTGATCTACAAGAATTCGGTATTCCTGAAGCAATGTGGCACTTAACGGTTGAAGACTTCACTGCAGTTGTTACTATGGACTCTCACGGTAACTCATTACACGCAGACGTTGAAAAATCATCATTAGAAAAACTTTCTCAATATGCTGAACGTGTATTCTAA
- the motA gene encoding flagellar motor stator protein MotA, whose product MDLSTIIGIILGVVAVFVGMVLKGASLSVLFNPAAFLIIIVGTIASVTIAFPTKELKRIPKLFKILFTETKLTSDIEIIKMFSQWADLARREGLLALETKAAEIEDPFLKNGLTLAIDGQNADYIRDVLSEEVEALEDRHASGAQIFSQAGTYAPTLGVLGAVVGLIAALGDMNDIDKLGHAISAAFVATLLGIFTGYVLWNPFANKLKRKSAEEVKQKYMMIEGILSVLEGEAPRVIEQKLASYLSVEDRVRITSESGAGGLGKEN is encoded by the coding sequence ATGGATTTATCAACGATCATAGGAATTATACTTGGGGTCGTAGCAGTATTTGTTGGGATGGTTCTAAAAGGGGCTAGCTTAAGTGTGCTTTTTAATCCGGCCGCTTTTTTAATTATTATTGTTGGAACCATTGCATCTGTTACAATCGCGTTCCCAACAAAGGAATTAAAAAGAATCCCAAAGTTATTTAAGATTCTATTTACAGAAACAAAGCTTACAAGTGATATAGAAATTATTAAAATGTTTTCACAATGGGCAGATTTAGCACGCCGTGAAGGATTACTTGCACTAGAAACTAAAGCTGCAGAAATTGAGGATCCATTTTTAAAAAATGGTCTTACCCTTGCCATTGATGGACAAAATGCTGATTATATCCGCGATGTATTATCAGAGGAAGTTGAAGCACTCGAGGATCGTCATGCGAGTGGGGCACAAATTTTTTCACAAGCAGGTACATATGCACCAACTTTAGGGGTGCTTGGTGCAGTAGTTGGGTTAATCGCAGCTTTAGGAGATATGAATGATATTGATAAACTGGGGCACGCCATTTCGGCAGCTTTCGTAGCAACTTTACTCGGGATTTTTACAGGGTATGTTTTATGGAATCCATTTGCAAATAAATTAAAAAGAAAATCAGCAGAAGAAGTGAAACAAAAGTATATGATGATAGAAGGGATTTTATCGGTGTTAGAAGGTGAAGCCCCTCGTGTAATTGAGCAAAAGCTCGCTTCTTATCTATCAGTAGAAGACCGTGTGCGAATAACAAGTGAAAGCGGGGCGGGTGGCCTTGGCAAAGAGAACTAA
- a CDS encoding YtxH domain-containing protein, which translates to MSESKLLKSVIIGALTGAAISMLDRKTREHTIESAKKMKDSIIYYSQNYDELREVLSEKLEEAQELYEKTSENVSLIASGIEELKDMPGTVQSLVEDTRNAFSQKEDIIH; encoded by the coding sequence ATGAGTGAAAGCAAATTATTAAAATCAGTTATTATTGGTGCACTTACAGGAGCAGCAATAAGTATGTTAGATCGTAAGACAAGAGAACATACAATTGAGTCAGCAAAAAAGATGAAAGATTCCATCATTTATTATTCCCAAAACTACGATGAGTTACGTGAGGTATTAAGTGAAAAGTTGGAGGAAGCACAAGAGCTTTATGAAAAAACATCAGAAAATGTTAGCTTAATCGCAAGCGGTATTGAAGAATTAAAAGATATGCCAGGTACTGTTCAAAGTTTAGTTGAAGATACTCGAAATGCCTTTAGTCAAAAAGAAGATATCATTCATTAG
- the motB gene encoding flagellar motor protein MotB, whose protein sequence is MAKRTKRKKHDEHTNESWLLPYSDLLTLLLALFIVLFASSSVDQQKLEKMSQVFSGIFESGSGVMDYNAVVESPQISKEEAAYLEDQKELKNIQGDVDNFIAVNELEKTFVTEMTDEGLLITIRDSILFDPGSADVKGDYRSIAAELATILTLDPPRHVVITGHTDNVPQNSVQYSSNWELSVMRAVNLLKIIVDTNPNLNPKYFSAKGYGEFNPIASNDTAEGRAQNRRVEVLIQQLVNEDGSKIEVE, encoded by the coding sequence TTGGCAAAGAGAACTAAACGAAAAAAACATGATGAGCATACAAACGAATCGTGGCTTTTGCCTTACTCTGACCTCCTGACACTTTTACTTGCACTATTTATTGTACTATTTGCATCAAGTTCAGTTGACCAACAAAAGTTAGAAAAGATGTCCCAAGTGTTTTCTGGAATTTTTGAAAGTGGTAGTGGTGTAATGGACTATAATGCAGTCGTAGAAAGTCCGCAAATTTCTAAGGAAGAAGCGGCATATTTAGAGGATCAAAAAGAGTTAAAGAATATACAGGGTGATGTGGATAATTTCATTGCAGTCAATGAATTAGAAAAAACCTTTGTTACTGAAATGACTGATGAAGGATTACTCATCACTATACGGGATAGCATTCTTTTTGACCCCGGTAGTGCAGATGTAAAAGGTGATTATCGTTCAATTGCGGCTGAGTTAGCAACCATTTTAACATTAGATCCACCTCGACATGTTGTTATTACAGGTCATACAGATAATGTACCTCAAAACAGTGTGCAATATAGCTCAAACTGGGAATTGTCTGTAATGAGGGCGGTTAACCTTCTAAAAATTATTGTAGATACAAATCCTAATTTAAATCCAAAATATTTTAGTGCCAAGGGATATGGCGAATTTAATCCTATAGCTTCAAATGATACAGCTGAAGGACGTGCACAAAATAGACGTGTTGAAGTGCTTATACAGCAGTTAGTTAATGAAGACGGCTCAAAAATAGAAGTAGAATAA
- a CDS encoding YihY/virulence factor BrkB family protein, with amino-acid sequence MTEEKKTSQKGFLASVQTYLEADPSSVDVTTVKGFFHDLILRMRDVDISGLGAQLAYFFLLSFFPLLIFIVALLPFLNLNQKHIFDFLSTVVPTEVFLLTQGTLVEILTNQHNGGLLSISIIGTIWSASRGVNALIKALNETYDTEVRSSLINRAWSLVFTVALVVVILLALVIPIFGHYLSYSLFTYLGEQQSFTTFWTTTQFILPPILIFLVLMLMYWMIPNTDPRLRVTSVIPGSIFATLAWLILIYGFSFYLDYFGNFSSTYGSIAGVIVLMLWLYFTGMILIFGGLLNASMQRRKLEKMEANNNIISNS; translated from the coding sequence TTGACTGAAGAGAAAAAAACATCCCAGAAAGGATTTTTAGCATCGGTACAAACATATTTAGAAGCAGATCCTTCTAGTGTTGATGTAACAACTGTTAAGGGATTTTTTCATGATCTGATCCTAAGAATGAGAGATGTGGATATTTCAGGATTGGGGGCTCAATTAGCTTACTTCTTTTTATTGTCTTTTTTCCCGTTATTAATTTTCATTGTTGCACTTTTACCTTTTCTTAATTTAAATCAAAAACATATTTTTGATTTCCTAAGTACAGTAGTACCAACTGAAGTGTTCCTTCTTACACAAGGGACATTGGTTGAGATTCTTACAAATCAACATAATGGTGGGCTTTTATCCATCAGTATTATCGGGACAATTTGGTCAGCTTCTAGAGGTGTCAATGCACTCATCAAAGCATTGAATGAAACTTACGATACGGAAGTAAGGTCAAGTCTTATTAATCGAGCATGGTCATTAGTATTTACAGTTGCTTTAGTTGTCGTTATTTTATTAGCATTAGTAATCCCTATTTTTGGACATTATCTAAGTTATTCATTGTTCACTTATTTAGGGGAGCAACAGTCTTTTACTACTTTTTGGACAACTACTCAATTTATCTTACCGCCCATACTAATTTTTTTAGTACTTATGCTTATGTATTGGATGATACCTAATACTGATCCCCGTTTACGGGTTACAAGTGTTATCCCGGGGTCCATATTCGCAACTTTAGCTTGGTTAATATTAATTTATGGATTCTCGTTTTACTTAGATTACTTTGGCAACTTTTCTTCAACGTATGGGAGTATTGCTGGTGTAATTGTTCTAATGTTGTGGTTATATTTTACGGGGATGATTTTAATATTTGGAGGATTACTTAATGCCTCTATGCAAAGAAGGAAATTAGAAAAAATGGAAGCCAATAACAACATAATATCTAATAGTTAA
- a CDS encoding DUF1128 domain-containing protein produces the protein MDLSKPSQENVVYIIEQMKEKLRMVNVDAMRSEHFTEEHYEDLLYLYEMVMKRDTFSPSEMQAIVTELGAFRK, from the coding sequence ATGGACTTATCAAAGCCATCGCAAGAAAATGTTGTTTATATTATTGAGCAAATGAAAGAAAAACTTCGTATGGTAAATGTGGATGCAATGAGATCTGAACATTTTACAGAAGAACATTATGAGGATCTTTTATACCTATACGAAATGGTAATGAAACGTGACACATTCAGTCCTAGTGAAATGCAAGCAATTGTTACAGAATTAGGCGCATTCAGAAAATAA
- a CDS encoding pseudouridine-5'-phosphate glycosidase has protein sequence MEKYLSYSQEVLDAKEKGLPVVALESTIISHGMPYPQNVKTAREVEQIIRDNGAVPATIALIDGKIKIGLTDEELEMFGNAKDVAKASRRDLGYLVATKKLGATTVAATMICAELAGIELFVTGGIGGVHRGAETTMDISADLEELAQTNVAVVCAGAKSILDIGLTLEYLETKGVPVIGYGTDILPAFYTRESDFNVNFKANSVEEVADMMRAKWDLGLRGGAVVANPIPEEQALDKDFITGIIESALNEAEEKGVKGKDVTPFLLAKVKDLTEGKSLDANIALVKNNAKIGAGIAVALNNNK, from the coding sequence ATGGAAAAATATTTATCATACTCACAGGAAGTATTAGACGCAAAAGAAAAGGGGTTACCAGTTGTAGCGCTTGAATCAACAATTATTTCTCATGGAATGCCATACCCACAAAATGTTAAAACAGCACGTGAAGTAGAGCAAATTATACGAGACAATGGTGCTGTGCCGGCAACAATTGCGTTAATTGATGGAAAAATTAAAATCGGTTTAACTGATGAAGAGCTTGAAATGTTTGGAAATGCAAAAGATGTTGCAAAAGCTTCACGTAGAGATTTAGGTTACTTAGTAGCAACGAAAAAATTAGGTGCCACAACTGTTGCGGCGACTATGATCTGTGCAGAACTTGCTGGAATTGAGTTGTTTGTGACAGGAGGTATTGGCGGTGTTCACCGTGGTGCCGAAACGACGATGGATATTTCAGCAGACTTAGAAGAATTAGCACAAACAAATGTAGCGGTTGTCTGTGCAGGAGCTAAATCAATTTTAGACATTGGCTTAACACTTGAGTATTTAGAAACTAAAGGTGTACCTGTCATTGGTTATGGAACAGATATACTACCAGCCTTCTACACAAGAGAAAGTGATTTCAATGTAAACTTCAAAGCAAACTCAGTAGAAGAAGTAGCAGATATGATGCGTGCTAAATGGGACCTAGGACTTCGTGGAGGAGCGGTTGTTGCTAACCCAATTCCAGAAGAACAGGCGCTTGATAAAGACTTTATCACTGGCATTATTGAATCAGCATTGAATGAAGCTGAAGAAAAAGGCGTTAAAGGAAAAGATGTTACACCATTCTTATTAGCAAAAGTTAAGGACTTAACTGAAGGTAAATCTTTAGACGCCAATATCGCGCTAGTTAAAAACAATGCTAAAATCGGAGCAGGAATTGCTGTTGCCTTAAATAATAATAAATAA